TTAATACTTTCGCAATTCCTTGTTTCCAAATACTTGGAATCACAATATCAACAGCTGATTCAAAATCATATCCTGCTGCATTTTTTGTTGCTCTTTTTGGTAGATTGATATTCTCAAATGTTGATACTTTTTCAAATCCTCTTACTTTATTCATGTGTTACCTTCCTTTATCTTTTGATTTCTTTAATCCTAACCGAAAAATAGACAAATAAAAAGAGTAAAAATAAATCTTACTCTTTCTTTTATAAATTATGTAATTCATCATCATCTTCATCAAATTCTTCAACTGGCACTTGTTTTAATGTTACTTTGTTTCGCTTAGGTTGAATAACAAGTGGAACATATTCTGTAATCACATCACTATATTCCAACCCATACCATTTAGCAGGGTCAACTGCTCGTCGTTTGATTCCTAATTTTGCTTGCATCACTAAAGTATCTAACCAATTCAACTCTGTTACACGGGATAATTCTTCACGTATTAAAACAAATGAAAAATCTCCTGTATCTCTTCCTGGTGTAATAGAATATTTTTGTGGTTGTTTCGGTAGTTTTCCTTCGTTCATTAAATCATGTACAATTTGTCTTAGATAGACGTTAACTTCCTGTGGCATTTTAAATCCTAAACGAAGTTGGACATTGACAATATAATCAGTATCCATCATATCCACATAATATTCTTTGGTATACGGTTCATCTGTCACAAAGACATTAACGAACCAATAAACTTTCGCACGTTTTGGGCTTTTGTCTAATATTGAATACATAATTTCTCTACTAATCAGGTGCCCCTTTATTTTAGAAGTTAAAAAGACTAAATTTGTTTGTAACTGTGGCCAATCCGTGTCATCTCTTAACTCACCTAATTGTCCTTTATAATCATATAAAGAGATACGTTTTGATGTTGCCTCTGTAATCATATTACCTCGATGCCAAATTAACATGATCAAGAAAATAACTAACGCCATACCTAAAGCAACGTAACCTCCGTGCATAAACTTAGATGCACTAGAAACAAAAAAGATACTCTCAATCGTTCCAAAAAAGATAAAAATCAGGTACGCTAAAGATTTTGGTGTTCCCTCTTGTAATAAATATACAAGCAACAAAATAGTTGTCATTAACATCGTAATCGTAATAGCTAAGCCATAAGCTGCTTCCATTCGAGCAGATGTTCGGAAACCAAAAACAATGGCTAAACAACCCACCATTAACATATTATTAATAGCTGGAATATATAATTGTCCTTTTTGATCAGTCGGATAAATAATTTTCATTCTTGGTAATAGACGTAACTTAATTGCCTCAGAAGCTAATGTATAAGAGCCAGAAATCAATGATTGTGACGCAATAATAGCAGCTACTGTTGCAAAGATAACACCAATAATAGTTAATGATTGTGGCATCATTCTAAAAAACGGATTCAACATACCGATATCTTGATATTCCGGTAAATCTTTCACACGAATAATCCAAGCAGCTTGACCAAAGTAATTTAATACCAAACATACTTTAATATACGGCCAACTAACACGAATATTGTTTCTACCGGCATGACCTAAATCAGAATATAAAGCTTCGGCCCCTGTTGTCGCTAGAAATACACTACCTAAAATTAAAATACCTAATTTATTTTCTTCAGAGAATAGTAGATGAACAGCATAATAAGGATTTAATGCACGAATCACAGATAAATTCCCCATAAAATTAGATAAACCAATCAAACCAATGAATGTAAACCAGCCAAACATAATTGGACCAAAAGCTGTCCCCACTTTTTTAGTACCTAAACGTTGAACCATAAAAAGGGAAAAGATAATAATAACTGTTATAATCACAATGATTTGCTGGCTATCACCAAACACATTATGGAAAGAGGGAATTCCTCGAAGGCCTTCAACAGCTGTTGTAACCGTTACAGCAGGAGTTAATATACCATCTGCCAGTAAAGTGGCTCCTCCTAGCATAGCCGGATATAATAAATATCGACTATTTTTTCTAACTAATGTGAAAAGTGAAAAAATACCACCTTCACCGTGGTTATCTGCATTCAATGCAATCATGACATATTTTATTGTGGTTAATAAAGTTAACGTCCAAAAAACTAGTGATACCGCACCTAAAATAAAGGTTTCTGAAACATGCTCTAACCCACCATTACCATCAACAATGGCTTTCATGACATATAATGGACTAGTACCAATATCGCCATAAACAACTCCCATTGCAACAAGCGTTCCACCTAGCGTAAATCGATCAATTGCTTGTGGATTACATTTTTGACTCACCTTTTTCACTCCTTTTCTCTTTAAAAAGTTAGTATTCATGACAATCATATACTCATTTTTTTTAAAGTCAACACTAATTTTCAAAAATCATTTTCTATTAGTGGAAACACAATTAAAAATGCGTTATTATAGCAAGCATAGGCACTTAAAAAATAGCCATTAAACAAAAAAGAGGGATTATTTTGAGCAGAAAAACATTATTAAAAAAAAGTAAGCGACTTGTTATAAAAGTTGGAACAAGCTCTCTTGTTCTACCCAATTCCGAAATAAATTTACGTGCTATTGATCAATTAGCTTTTACCTTATCTTCTTTAAGACAACTTGGATATGAGGTTATCTTGGTTTCTTCAGGTGCAATTGGTGTTGGAATGAACTTATTAGGATTAGAAAAACGACCTGAGACTATCGCTAAACAACAGGCTGTTGCAGCGATTGGTCAATCTGAATTAATCAAGATATACACTCAACGATTTACTTCTTATCACCAACAATCAGCCCAAGTCTTACTCACTCGTGATGTCATCGATTTTCCAACAAGTAGACAAAATGTTATTAATACATTTGAGGAGTTATTAACTATGGGGGTTATCCCAATCGTAAACGAAAATGACAGTGTCTCCGTAGATGAACTTGATCACTTAACAAAATTCGGTGATAATGATCAACTATCTGCTATTGTTTGTAAATTAGCTCAAGCAGACTTACTCCTAATGCTTTCAGACATTGATGGTTTTTATAGTGATAATCCTCATACTAATCCAGATGCTATACTGTACTCTCATATCACAGAAATTACAGAAATGATGGAAGACGCGGCTAGAGGTAAAGGGAGCGTTTTTGGAACTGGTGGTATGACAAGCAAATTAAAAGCAGCAAAGCGTGTGTTAGATAATCAATCACAAATGATTTTAGCTAGCGGTAAAGATCCTGCTATTTTATTCGACATTTTAGAGGGAAAAGAAGTAGGTACACTATTTTCAAATTAACTAGAACTTATAAAGGAGGGGTTTTAAATGACACTATTAGAAACATTGGGTAAACAAGCAACTAAATCGGCCTTTTTCTTGAATAATGCCACAACAAAAGAAAAAAATAATGCACTAAAATCTATCATCGAAATGCTAGATAGAGATATGGAAATTATCTTGGCAGCAAATGAAAAAGATATTGAATTAGCTAATAAAAATGGGATTCCTGAAACCATGATTGACAGGCTACTTCTCACAAAAGAACGAATTAATACGATGCAACACGACATTCAGACAACTATTGATTTAGACGACCCAATAGGAAAAGTTGATCATATGTGGCGAAACGAAGATAATTTATTAATTGGAAAACAACGAGTTCCATTGGGCGTTATCGGTATGATTTATGAATCAAGACCGAACGTTACAACAGATGCATCAGCTCTTGCTTTAAAATCAGGTAATGCCATCATCTTACGCGGAGGAAAAGAGGCTTTTTACTCTAATCAAGCACTTGTTCAATCGATTCAACAGGCTTTAGAGTTAGTTGATTTTCCAAAAGATTGTGTTCAATTCATTGATGATACTTCAAGAGAAACAGCAACAAAATTCATGCAATTATCAGATTATCTAGATGTTCTAATCCCTCGTGGTGGTGCGAACTTAATTCAATCTGTGGTTAAAAATGCCACTGTCCCTGTTATTGAAACTGGAACTGGAAACTGTCATGTATATGTTGATAAACACGCCAATTTAACTATGGCAAAAGATATTGTAATTAACGGTAAGTGTCAACGTCCTTCAGTATGCAATGCGACAGAATCACTTTTAGTGAACGCGACTATTGCTAAGAAATTTTTTGAACTGGTGTCCCCTGAATTTGAAGCCAATCATGTTAAATTAAGAGTAGACCAAGCATCTTTGGTTTACCTACCTTCTGCTACACTTGCAACAGAGGAAGATTTTGCCACAGAATTTAATGACCTAATCTTATCAGTAAAAATCGTCAATAATCTAGATGACGCTATCCAGCATATTAACCATTACGGAACGAAACATTCCGAAGTGATTGTAACAGACAGCTATCAGCACTCTCAAAAATTTATTCAACAAATTGACGCAGCCGCTGTTTACGTCAACGCATCTTCTCGCTTTACTGATGGTAGCGTATTTGGATTTGGTGGAGAAATTGGCATTAGCACACAAAAATTACACGCTAGAGGTCCAATGGGCTTAAATGAATTAACTACCACAAAATATATCATCTTTGGGGAAGGTCAAACTAGACGTTAAAATCTTATCTAGGAGGATAAAAAACGACTATGTTATCAAACATGAAAAAAACATTTAAAACAAGTGGTAAATTCGGACTTCTTGCTTTTATCGTCCCAGTTTTGGTTATGATAGGCGTTTATTTAAGTTTAGGTATTTATCCTGGCAGTACTAGAAGTGTCTTGGCTAGCGATGCTTTTTCACAATTTTCTAATTTTCATGCTAGTTTTAACAACGTTTTACATGGTAAACAAAGTATCTTTTATACTTGGAATGCTTCTTTAGGACTCAATTACTGGTCTCTTATTTCTTACTATTTGGGCGGTATCTTTACACCGATTGTTTTCTTTTTTAATAATCAAAATATTCCAGATGCTCTTTATTTATTAACTTTATTAAAAATAGGAACAGCTGGATTATCCTTTTGGTACTACTCAAAAGAAACTTATAAATTACCAAATCTATCACATGTTACATTAGCTATTTGTTATTCGCTCATGTCTTTTGCAACCGCACACTCTGAGTTGATTATGTGGTTAGATATTTTTATGTACATCCCTCTAATTTTTTTAGGTATCAACCGAATACTAGATAAGGGAAAATCTGCTTTACTGTTTGTTTCTTACTTTCTTTTATTTGTATCTAATTTTTACTTTGGTTTTATGGTAGGATTATTTTCGTTCCTTTATTTCGTTGCTCGTGTTGCCATAAACGCATCTTTTTATAAAAAGCGAATCATCCCTTATCTGACAACCTCTATCTTAGCTGGGATAGCTTCGATGGTGATGATTTTGCCAGCCGTATTTGATTTAAGATCTAATGGTGAGACACTATCTGCTATAGGTCATCTTAAAACAGAAGCAACGGCTTTTTGGGATATTGTGATTAAAAATATGATTGGGGTTTTTGATACCACAAAATATGGCTCAATTCCTTTTATTTATGTCGGGCTATTGCCATTAATTTTTTGTCTCTTTTATTTTTGTAGCGAAAAAAATAAAACAAAAAATAAAATAGCTTATGCAGGTTTATTTATTATTCTAATTTTAAGTTTTTATATTGAACCTCTTAATTTATTTTGGCATGGTATGCATGCTCCTAACATGTTTTTATTTAGATACAGTTTTTTATTTTCATCCCTTGTCGTCATACTTGCTGGCTATGGTTGGGAAAAATTTTCTAAATCAGATATGCCCTTAATGATTGTCATCGTCCTTTCTTTAGCAGTGTTATTTTCTATCGCTTTCTTTGCATCAAGTAAAGATAGTTACACTTATGTAACTCTAGGACAATATATCCTAACTATTCTATTTTTAGGATTATATTTAGCAAGCATGTATTTTTATTATGGAAATCAGTTACCTAAACACACATTCGTCTTTTTGCTTCTTTTAATAGTAGCTGGTGAAGCTTATATTAATACATCTTTTATGTTAAATGGCATTTTAAACGATTGGAATTACGCTTCTCGTAGCTTGTATTCAGAACCTTACCCAGATTATAAAGCACTAGTTGACAAAGCTAATAACTCTAATAAAAAATCATTTAGTCGTTTAGAATCTCTTTCACCCATCTCAAGCAATGATGGCTTTAATTATGGATATAGTGGTATTAGCATGTTTTCTTCTATTAGAAATAGACATTCTTCTGCCTTACTAAATGAACTAGGATTTCGTTCTCGAGGAACTAGTTTAAACATACGATATCAAAATAATACACTGTTAATGGATAGTCTAATGGGAATTAAATATAATATCAGCAATCAGGATGTCTTAAAATATGGATTCAATCCAACAAATAGCCAAGGAAAATATACCCTGTATACAAATGATAATGCTCTACCTTTAGGGATACTAACAAATGATGATTTGTATAAATTAAAACTGCCAGCAAGAGATAATTTAGGTGCTCAAACAACATTGATTAACCAGTTAGCAGATTTAAATGATGTCTACTACACTTTTACTAATCCAACAGTTGTCAGTACACAAAATGCTCAAATAACCAATTTACCAAATAATCGTGTGGCGATTAAAGAACAAAAATCAAATGAAGCAAAAGTAGTCACATATCAAGTCAGTGTACCAGCTGGTAAACAAGCTTACTTTAGCCTTTTTCCAAATAATTTTGGCGATTTAAAAAGTTCTAATGCTAAAATTACTACGCAAAACGTTAGCTATGAAACACAAATTGGTATCACAGGTCAATATTACAATTTAGGGTATTTCAAAGAAGATGCCATTGTCGAATTCTCAGTTTCTTTTTATGGTACAGATACCATTGAATTAATCAATCCACCTGTTGTCTTACTAGATATTCCTAAATTTGATGCTGCTATTAAATCTATGGAAACAAAAGGAGTGGATTTCAAAGTCAACGGTAGAAAAGCCACAGCTCATGTAGAAACGCCTGAAGAACAAGTTGTATTTACAACTATCCCTTATGATAAAGGTTGGACAGTAAAAATAGACAACAAGAAAGTAGCCATAAAAGATTTTCAAGACGGTTTTCTGACATTTACTGTACCAAAAGGTAACCATGAAATTGAGCTAAGTTTCCTACCTCCAGGCTTTATAATTGGTGTCATATGTTTTATTAGTGCTACAGGAGCATTTATTTTATACTATCGTTTAATGAAAACAAAAAAAAGAAAAAAGACTTTAATTAAATAGGGTAACAAAACATCCTGTCCATTAGTTTGGAGAGGATGTTTTGTTATCTTTTTCTTTTTCTCTAGCAACGATTTGATTAATCTCTTCTAACATACTTTTCTCGTAATCTTCATCGTGAACTTTTCCTGTCATAAAGACAAATAACAAATTTTGAATATCCGTTCCATCCGTTTTCTTATTGTTAATTAACCACTTTTTATCGTCATCTTTTTTAAAGTAAATGTTAATGCTTATAGGTTCTATAATACTCATTGATTGCTCTAATGATTCGTAATAAGCAGTCGTCACTAGATGTTTCGCATTAACTGAACCTATATCAATGTTATCTTGATTATCTAATAATTTAGCCATCATCATTGCAACAAGTCGAGCATAATCAAATCCTTTAATATGATACGTCACTTTAAGCTCACCTTTTGATTGTTCATCAAGAGTATATGTGTAACTTGTTGTTTCCCTCACCTTATCAATTAATGATCTCGATATATCTTCTCTTTCACTTTGAGACAATTTTCCTGATATTGGTTCAAAAACTGTTGCAAAATTTTTTTCTAAATCTTCTTCAACTTCTTTTGATCGTTCATTAAATCGTTTGCTATCAGAAAATTTTTCTTTATATTCGTCCAAATCGGTATTGTATAAAAGTCGATTAGCAAATAAAGTAGCTATTTCGTCTATATTATCCTTATTAGAAGAACAACTGGAAAGAAAGAATAGCAATAGTGTACTTAATAATAAAAACCAGCATCTTTTGTCTTTCAACATGATTTTTCACTCCTATTACTTACATTCTTTTATGGTTAGTTTACCATATATCTTCCAAAAAAGAATTTTTTATTTAATTCGTATCTTTTTAAAGGAGGTGCTTATATGATATTTTTTTTAATTTTTTTATTCAATATAATGTCGTATATCTTTTTAACATACGTATCATTTTTACCAACTGACAAAAAGATAAACCTTTTTAATAAACATCATCGCTACTTATTTTTTATTGGAAGTTCGATTATTTATCTACTATTGTTAACAACAAAATTATCTATGGTAATGATTCTACTTATCATTATGGGAGTTTATTTATCTATTATTGATTTTTACTACTATGTTGTTGATCCATATCTATCTGTCTTGTTTATAATAGGTCTACTCACTCTTTATCCATCAATAAATAAGTTATTACCTTTATATGTCTTATTGTTCTTTTTATTACTTAGTTATTTGATGCCAAAAAAGTTAGGATTTGGTGATATCAAATTACTTGTCTACTGGTCAGTCTTTCTATCTCCAATACAACTTCTATGGTTAATATTTATTGCTTCATTTATAGGAATACTCTATATTATGTTATATCAATTATTAACAAGCCATCCCCTTACAAAAATAGCCTTTGTCCCATTTTTAACCATCGCTTTAACTATTGTACTATTAATAATTTAATACGTTTTACGCCATTTGTTTGTTCTATTTTCAGCAAAATCAATCATTTGAAATAAGATAAATGCCACCAAACTTAGCGCTAAAATTCCACTATACATGTCTAAATAATCTAACCTTCCCCATGCATCCATAATGAAAAAACCTAATCCGTAACTTGTCCCATATACTTCTGTAAAAAATAAAATAGCAATCGCTGTTCCTAACGCTATCCTTACGGCATTTAAAATGGCAGAATATGCTGCAGGTAACGTAATTTTACAAAACTGTTGAAATTGACTCGCACCTAGTACATACAAATGATGATAGTAACTTTTTGGAATCGACTTAACACCATCTCTCACAGATAAAATAACTTGAAACACAATAATCAACACTAATAAGATAATTTTAGAGGCATTTCCTAATCCAAATAACAACATAATAATTGGCAACAAGGCAATCTTAGGAATGGGATAAGTCAAATAAACAATTGGATCCAACAATTGATTTATTTTGGGAAAACGTCCCATCAAAAGCCCTATAATTAATCCTATCAAAACAGCAATCAGCATAGCCCAAAACAGACGAACCAAACTATTATATGTATGTAGCCATAATACTTGTGGCTCGATAACCATTAAGTGTCGATACACCGCAAACGGTGTGGGTAACATGTTTTTATTTAATATCACACTTGCTAACCACCATAAAATAGTTAAAAAAATAAATGCTAGAATCGCATGTGTCACTTTTGATACACTTTTTCTCATGCTTTTTCCATTGCTCCTCTCACTTGTTTAATGGTGTCATAAAATAGTGGTGATAACCTTTTTTCTTTCAACGGGATCGAAAAGCTACTATTCTCTATAACAGCTGATACTCTTCCTGGTTTACCAGATAATAAGACTATCTTACTTGCCATAAATACAGCCTCTTCTACATCGTGAGTAATTAAAATAGCCGGGGCTTTTTCTTTATCCCACTGGGTTAAAAATAAACTTTGCATGTGTTCTCGTGTTAGTGCATCTAAAGCAGAAAAAGGCTCATCTAATAAAAAAATGTCTGGTGTCACAAGCATCGCTCTAGCAATAGCAACGCGTTGTTGTTGTCCACCACTCAGTTGGTTAGGGTAACGTAATAGTAATTCCCCCAGTCCTAATTCGCTTACCAAATGATCTAACTGATTAGATATTGTTTTTCCAGATAATTTTCGAACAGATACTCCAAGTAATATATTCTCTTTTACTGTTTCCCAAGGTAATAATCCATAATTTTGTGGTATCCAGGCTATTTTATGATGTTTTGGATTAATATCTGCCCTATCCAATGTAATCGTTCCTTGATACTGTTGGTGCAACGTTGTAATGGCATTAAGTAACGTCGATTTTCCCGTCCCACTTGGACCAATTAACGCGACAACTTCTCCCTTAGAAACAGTAAAAGAGATGTCATCTAAAATCAACGGTGCTCCTCCATAAGACGCACTGACGTTTTCAATGGTTAACATCTCTTTCACCTCTATACTTATTTAACGAGTAAATCACTCATAACATCTGTTTGATTGTATTCTTTTTTATAAATACCTTCTTTTTTTGACCAGTTAAATGCCTTTTCTACTTGTTTACCATCTATTTGTTCGGCATGAACATATTTAGGTAATGTCACATCTTTTTTAATGTCATCCGTAAAACCAATTTTTTCTTTTAACACATCATAATAATCATCCAAATCATGATTATTAACATAATCAACACCTTTATTATAGGCACGGTAAAAAGCTTCAATGGCTTCTTCATTATTGGTTAGTGATTCATTTGTAAAACCAAAAACAGTTGACTGAATACCTAACTCATTACTATTCGTTAATTCTTTTAATCCTTGCGACAACCCAATCGTTCTAAAAGGTTCAGGTACCACTGTAGCATCTATTTTATGATTTAGTGTTAACTCAACTCTGACTGGAATTTGCGGTACTTCTTCAAACCCGACTTCATTAACAGATAAGTCATGCGTTTTTAATGCTTCATCTAAAAAATAATAAGGTGCTTGATTTTTAGCGTAACCCACTTTTTTTCCTTTTAAATCATTTATTGTGTTAATACTATCATTTCCAGTTAAAACAGAAAAAGTCCCGATTGATTGACTAACCACTTTGACATCCATATCACCTTGTCTATATGTGCTCAGCGCAATCAAATCTGTATTAGCTCCATCTAGATGACCACTTGTTAAAGCCGCATCACGGTCTTTTGGTGACTTAAAACTACTTAATGCTAAATTAAGACCTTCATCTTTGAAGTATCCTTCTTTTTCAGCAATGTAAACTGGTAAACTATCAACTGCGGGCATAGCGCCAAAACTCAAAGTCAATAATTCTTTTTTAGCTGATTCATCTGTTTGTTTTTGATTTGTGTTCTCTTTTGTGCCACAACTTGCCAATAGACCAATTGCCATAACTGATATTAAACTAATCCAACCTAACTTCTTCTTCAATGAAAAAAACTCCCTTATACTATTTATCTACTAGTATAAAATATCACAAAACATCATAATACACCATAGTATGACTAGTTTCCTTCAACATCTGCCCAATACACGCTCGCTTGTTTTTCCCAATAAGTTTTATCTTCGTCTGTAATGGGACGGAGCACTCTACAAGGATTTCCTGCTGCTACAGTGTTAGGTGGAATATTCTTTGTCACTACTGCACCCGATCCTATGACACAATTATCTCCAATCGTCACACCAGGATTAACAATAACCCCGCCACCTAACCAGACATTATTTCCAATCGTGATAGGTGATCCTAATTCTAAGCCAGATACTCTTACTTGTGCATCAATTGGGTGTGATGCTGTCAATAAACTAACTCGCGGTCCAAACA
This genomic stretch from Vagococcus sp. CY52-2 harbors:
- a CDS encoding ABC transporter permease, whose protein sequence is MRKSVSKVTHAILAFIFLTILWWLASVILNKNMLPTPFAVYRHLMVIEPQVLWLHTYNSLVRLFWAMLIAVLIGLIIGLLMGRFPKINQLLDPIVYLTYPIPKIALLPIIMLLFGLGNASKIILLVLIIVFQVILSVRDGVKSIPKSYYHHLYVLGASQFQQFCKITLPAAYSAILNAVRIALGTAIAILFFTEVYGTSYGLGFFIMDAWGRLDYLDMYSGILALSLVAFILFQMIDFAENRTNKWRKTY
- a CDS encoding glutamate-5-semialdehyde dehydrogenase encodes the protein MTLLETLGKQATKSAFFLNNATTKEKNNALKSIIEMLDRDMEIILAANEKDIELANKNGIPETMIDRLLLTKERINTMQHDIQTTIDLDDPIGKVDHMWRNEDNLLIGKQRVPLGVIGMIYESRPNVTTDASALALKSGNAIILRGGKEAFYSNQALVQSIQQALELVDFPKDCVQFIDDTSRETATKFMQLSDYLDVLIPRGGANLIQSVVKNATVPVIETGTGNCHVYVDKHANLTMAKDIVINGKCQRPSVCNATESLLVNATIAKKFFELVSPEFEANHVKLRVDQASLVYLPSATLATEEDFATEFNDLILSVKIVNNLDDAIQHINHYGTKHSEVIVTDSYQHSQKFIQQIDAAAVYVNASSRFTDGSVFGFGGEIGISTQKLHARGPMGLNELTTTKYIIFGEGQTRR
- the proB gene encoding glutamate 5-kinase, whose translation is MSRKTLLKKSKRLVIKVGTSSLVLPNSEINLRAIDQLAFTLSSLRQLGYEVILVSSGAIGVGMNLLGLEKRPETIAKQQAVAAIGQSELIKIYTQRFTSYHQQSAQVLLTRDVIDFPTSRQNVINTFEELLTMGVIPIVNENDSVSVDELDHLTKFGDNDQLSAIVCKLAQADLLLMLSDIDGFYSDNPHTNPDAILYSHITEITEMMEDAARGKGSVFGTGGMTSKLKAAKRVLDNQSQMILASGKDPAILFDILEGKEVGTLFSN
- a CDS encoding sugar O-acetyltransferase translates to MKTQRERMINGELYYPGGGETELRELFMRSRRLMREYNQTSEFEAEKRAALLKEWLGKTGEKVYIEPNFKCDYGKHISVGERFYANFDCIMLDVCPITIGDNTMFGPRVSLLTASHPIDAQVRVSGLELGSPITIGNNVWLGGGVIVNPGVTIGDNCVIGSGAVVTKNIPPNTVAAGNPCRVLRPITDEDKTYWEKQASVYWADVEGN
- a CDS encoding KUP/HAK/KT family potassium transporter, encoding MGVVYGDIGTSPLYVMKAIVDGNGGLEHVSETFILGAVSLVFWTLTLLTTIKYVMIALNADNHGEGGIFSLFTLVRKNSRYLLYPAMLGGATLLADGILTPAVTVTTAVEGLRGIPSFHNVFGDSQQIIVIITVIIIFSLFMVQRLGTKKVGTAFGPIMFGWFTFIGLIGLSNFMGNLSVIRALNPYYAVHLLFSEENKLGILILGSVFLATTGAEALYSDLGHAGRNNIRVSWPYIKVCLVLNYFGQAAWIIRVKDLPEYQDIGMLNPFFRMMPQSLTIIGVIFATVAAIIASQSLISGSYTLASEAIKLRLLPRMKIIYPTDQKGQLYIPAINNMLMVGCLAIVFGFRTSARMEAAYGLAITITMLMTTILLLVYLLQEGTPKSLAYLIFIFFGTIESIFFVSSASKFMHGGYVALGMALVIFLIMLIWHRGNMITEATSKRISLYDYKGQLGELRDDTDWPQLQTNLVFLTSKIKGHLISREIMYSILDKSPKRAKVYWFVNVFVTDEPYTKEYYVDMMDTDYIVNVQLRLGFKMPQEVNVYLRQIVHDLMNEGKLPKQPQKYSITPGRDTGDFSFVLIREELSRVTELNWLDTLVMQAKLGIKRRAVDPAKWYGLEYSDVITEYVPLVIQPKRNKVTLKQVPVEEFDEDDDELHNL
- a CDS encoding YfhO family protein, which codes for MLSNMKKTFKTSGKFGLLAFIVPVLVMIGVYLSLGIYPGSTRSVLASDAFSQFSNFHASFNNVLHGKQSIFYTWNASLGLNYWSLISYYLGGIFTPIVFFFNNQNIPDALYLLTLLKIGTAGLSFWYYSKETYKLPNLSHVTLAICYSLMSFATAHSELIMWLDIFMYIPLIFLGINRILDKGKSALLFVSYFLLFVSNFYFGFMVGLFSFLYFVARVAINASFYKKRIIPYLTTSILAGIASMVMILPAVFDLRSNGETLSAIGHLKTEATAFWDIVIKNMIGVFDTTKYGSIPFIYVGLLPLIFCLFYFCSEKNKTKNKIAYAGLFIILILSFYIEPLNLFWHGMHAPNMFLFRYSFLFSSLVVILAGYGWEKFSKSDMPLMIVIVLSLAVLFSIAFFASSKDSYTYVTLGQYILTILFLGLYLASMYFYYGNQLPKHTFVFLLLLIVAGEAYINTSFMLNGILNDWNYASRSLYSEPYPDYKALVDKANNSNKKSFSRLESLSPISSNDGFNYGYSGISMFSSIRNRHSSALLNELGFRSRGTSLNIRYQNNTLLMDSLMGIKYNISNQDVLKYGFNPTNSQGKYTLYTNDNALPLGILTNDDLYKLKLPARDNLGAQTTLINQLADLNDVYYTFTNPTVVSTQNAQITNLPNNRVAIKEQKSNEAKVVTYQVSVPAGKQAYFSLFPNNFGDLKSSNAKITTQNVSYETQIGITGQYYNLGYFKEDAIVEFSVSFYGTDTIELINPPVVLLDIPKFDAAIKSMETKGVDFKVNGRKATAHVETPEEQVVFTTIPYDKGWTVKIDNKKVAIKDFQDGFLTFTVPKGNHEIELSFLPPGFIIGVICFISATGAFILYYRLMKTKKRKKTLIK
- a CDS encoding ABC transporter substrate-binding protein; this translates as MKKKLGWISLISVMAIGLLASCGTKENTNQKQTDESAKKELLTLSFGAMPAVDSLPVYIAEKEGYFKDEGLNLALSSFKSPKDRDAALTSGHLDGANTDLIALSTYRQGDMDVKVVSQSIGTFSVLTGNDSINTINDLKGKKVGYAKNQAPYYFLDEALKTHDLSVNEVGFEEVPQIPVRVELTLNHKIDATVVPEPFRTIGLSQGLKELTNSNELGIQSTVFGFTNESLTNNEEAIEAFYRAYNKGVDYVNNHDLDDYYDVLKEKIGFTDDIKKDVTLPKYVHAEQIDGKQVEKAFNWSKKEGIYKKEYNQTDVMSDLLVK
- a CDS encoding ABC transporter ATP-binding protein yields the protein MLTIENVSASYGGAPLILDDISFTVSKGEVVALIGPSGTGKSTLLNAITTLHQQYQGTITLDRADINPKHHKIAWIPQNYGLLPWETVKENILLGVSVRKLSGKTISNQLDHLVSELGLGELLLRYPNQLSGGQQQRVAIARAMLVTPDIFLLDEPFSALDALTREHMQSLFLTQWDKEKAPAILITHDVEEAVFMASKIVLLSGKPGRVSAVIENSSFSIPLKEKRLSPLFYDTIKQVRGAMEKA
- a CDS encoding prepilin peptidase, which translates into the protein MIFFLIFLFNIMSYIFLTYVSFLPTDKKINLFNKHHRYLFFIGSSIIYLLLLTTKLSMVMILLIIMGVYLSIIDFYYYVVDPYLSVLFIIGLLTLYPSINKLLPLYVLLFFLLLSYLMPKKLGFGDIKLLVYWSVFLSPIQLLWLIFIASFIGILYIMLYQLLTSHPLTKIAFVPFLTIALTIVLLII